GTAGATACTTTGGTCATCATCGCCCACGACGCAGATGTTTTCGTGGCATAGACAGAGCTTTTTTAGCAGTTTATACTGAAGGTCGTTTGTGTCTTGATACTCATCGACCATTATGTATTTGTAGCGGTTTGAAATTTCTCTAGCAAGATCTTCGTTTTCGTCTAAAATTTTATAAGTAAGCCCTAGCAGATCGTCAAAATCAACAAGATTATTTGTTTTGAGATAATCTTCATATTTTTCATAAATTTGTGCTGCTTGTTTGTAAAAGTTATCCTTGCTTTTATCAAATGAAGAGAAATTTGCGTTTTTATGGACCTCTTCGACGCTTAAAAGTGAGTTTTTGTAGTTTGAAATTTCGCTTGACAAAATCGCCGTGGCAACTGGACTTTCAAAGCTTTTGATGATGCGCTTTTTATCGTCTGTGTCGATTATGACGAAGTTGTTTTTTCTACCAAGTTTTTCTATGTAGAGTTTTAAAAACAAAAGTCCAAATTTATGAAATGTGCAAAGTAGCGGCGAATAGTTTTTACCGCTTTGGCTTAGCATCGCCATAGCTCTACTACGCATCTCGTTGGCGGCTTTGTTTGTAAAAGTAAGAGTTAGTGTATTTGCTGCGTCTATACCGACCTCGCCGATAAGGTAGGCAAGCCTAGTCGTGATCGTCTTTGTCTTGCCACTGCCAGCACCTGCAAGTATGAGCATCGGGCCATCTATGTGGGTGGCTGCTTCGCGCTGGGCTTCGTTTAAATTTGATAGTAATTTTTCCATTTTTCGCTTTTTAAATTTTCTTTTGATTTTAACCAAAAATGCTTAAAATTACTATTTTTTCTTAAATATATCTTTATTTTTAGGATTTTGTAAAAAGACTGAAACCGATTTTTTTGTGTGGTCTGCTTGCTTCTCTTTTGGCTTATGAATAGAAAAATTTACAAGGATCGGGCTATTTTCAACCAAAATTTGAACCACTGCACCGAGCGGAAAGGAGACCACAGAGGCAAAATTTTCACTACCAAAGCCGGCCTCAAAGCTAAGCTCATCTTGCGTTAGTTTCGCACTCTCAAGCGTATAGCCACCAAGTGAAAACATAATGACTGGCATATTAAAGCTGCTGCTTATCTCATCTGGCAAGCTAGGCTCAAAGCTAACTAGCGGTAAATTTGCCATAACTGAGAAATTTAGCCCCTTTTCAAGCAAAAAATCAATGCACTCATAGACGTGCATCTTCATCAAAAGCGCAAATTTCTCATCATCTAAAATTTCGTCTAACATCTTAATCCTTTGAAATTTCTAAAAACTCATCTACTAGCTTTTTGACCTCGTTTATGCCGATCTGCCAGAAATTTTTATCATCGATATTAAAGCCAAATTTACCCACAAGCTCCCTTGGGCTGAGGCTCCCACCAAGGCTCAAAAACTCGGTGTAAATTTCAACGAAATTTTTGCATTTGCCGCTTTTATAAAGCCCAAAAAGTGCAAGCACAAGAAGCTGCGCGTAAGAGTAGGCGTAGCAGTAAAATGGCGTGTGGATGAAGTGTGGGATGTAGCTCCACCAAATTTTGTAGTAGTCATTTAGTGTGACGCTTTTGCCAAACATCTTTTTGTTTTCTCTTAGCCAAATTTTATTTAGCTCATCTAGGCTGATCTCGCCCTCATGTGCGTGCACGGCTCGCTCAAATGTGGTGAAATTTATCTGACGGTAAAGCGTGGCAAACATATCCTCGATCTTGCCAGCAAGCAGTGAAATTTTCTCTTTTTTGCTAAGGCCATCTTTGACGTGGTCAAAAACTAGCATCTCGCAAAAGACCGAAGCCGTCTCAGCCGTGGTTAGTGGTGTGTCTGAATTTAAGTAGTTTACGTTATATGAGAGCTTTTGATGCACGGCATGGCCAAGCTCGTGGGCAAGCGTGAAAAGGTCTCTTCGTTGATTGGTGTGATTTAGCAAAACATAAGGGTGAGTGTCGCTTGATCCTGAGTGAGAAAACGCCCCACCTCGCTTGTTTGGTGCTGGATAAACATCGATCCAGCCGTCATTAAAGGCACTTTTTGCTATCTCGCCAAATTTAGGTGAAAACGCCCCAAACGCCTTTAAAACTATCTTTTTGCACTCATCAAATTTATACTCGCCCTCGCTGCTAAGAGGCGCGTATCTATCGTAGTCATAAAGCTTTTTAAGGCCTAAAATTTCTCTTTTTCGCTCATAAAATTTAGCAACTAAATCAAAATTTTTCTCAGTTACAGCAATTAGCGAATCAACGCTTTTTTTAGTGATTTGATTTTCAAGGTGTCTTGGCTCTTCAGGAAGCTTGAAATTTCTAAGCTCGCAGCTGGTTTTTAGATCAGTTTTTATCATATTATATATGTAGCCAAGAAGGTGCTGGTGCTTGCTAAGCTCGTTTGAAAGGCTTTTGGCGGCTAGTTTTCGCACGTTTTGGTCGCTCTCATGAAGCTTGGCTAAAATTTCCTCTTCGTTTAAAAGTTCGCCTTTAAATTTAAACCTCATCTTGCTCATGCTCTCATCAAAAAGCCTTGAAAAGCCCTCAGCTCTAGTGCTTGCCGTGCGAAGCAGCACTCTTTCTTCAGCAACGCTTAGCTGGTGTGGTTTTGCTTTGGCGAGGTTGCTTAGATAGTAGCCATATTTTTTAGAGCTTTTTATGATCTCTTCTTGTTTTTTAGGGCTAAACTCATTAAATTTGATTTCAAAAAATATCAAATTTTCATTTGCTTTTGTCGCTATTTCATCGATCTTTGCGTAAAATGCGCCCTTGCTTGTATCTTTGGCAAAATTTAAAAAAGCGTAAGTCATTACCTTTGAAATTTTAGCTATCAAATTTTCATATTCAGAAAATGCCTTTAAAAACTCGTCTGTTTTTAAATTTTCATAAATTTCTAGGTATTTATCTTTAAATTTCTCGCACTCTTTTTGTAAATTTAGTGCGTTTTGCTCGCACTCTTTTTCGTTTGCAAAAAGTGCTTTTAGATCCCAAATTTGCATATTTATCCTTTAAATTTTTGGGACATTTTACAAAAAAATGGATAAAAGTAAAATTTCAGCCAAAATTTAGCTGAAATTTTATGAATGTTAGTTTGAAGTCTCTGAGGCTACTGCTGTAAAAAGAACGTCTGATGAG
This window of the Campylobacter concisus genome carries:
- a CDS encoding M3 family oligoendopeptidase, whose protein sequence is MQIWDLKALFANEKECEQNALNLQKECEKFKDKYLEIYENLKTDEFLKAFSEYENLIAKISKVMTYAFLNFAKDTSKGAFYAKIDEIATKANENLIFFEIKFNEFSPKKQEEIIKSSKKYGYYLSNLAKAKPHQLSVAEERVLLRTASTRAEGFSRLFDESMSKMRFKFKGELLNEEEILAKLHESDQNVRKLAAKSLSNELSKHQHLLGYIYNMIKTDLKTSCELRNFKLPEEPRHLENQITKKSVDSLIAVTEKNFDLVAKFYERKREILGLKKLYDYDRYAPLSSEGEYKFDECKKIVLKAFGAFSPKFGEIAKSAFNDGWIDVYPAPNKRGGAFSHSGSSDTHPYVLLNHTNQRRDLFTLAHELGHAVHQKLSYNVNYLNSDTPLTTAETASVFCEMLVFDHVKDGLSKKEKISLLAGKIEDMFATLYRQINFTTFERAVHAHEGEISLDELNKIWLRENKKMFGKSVTLNDYYKIWWSYIPHFIHTPFYCYAYSYAQLLVLALFGLYKSGKCKNFVEIYTEFLSLGGSLSPRELVGKFGFNIDDKNFWQIGINEVKKLVDEFLEISKD